In Streptomyces sp. NBC_00306, a single genomic region encodes these proteins:
- a CDS encoding electron transfer flavoprotein subunit alpha/FixB family protein has product MTEVLVYVDHLDGAVRKPTLELLTLARRIGDPVAVALGAGAESTAAALAEHGAVKVLTADAPEFADYLVVPKVDALQAAYEAASAGGSLAAVLVPSSAEGKEIAARLAVRIGSGIITDAVDLEAGDDGPVATQSAFAASYTTKSRISKGTPVITVKPNSAPVEAAPAAGRVEALTVSFSEAATGTKVVSRTPRESTGRPELTEAAIVVSGGRGVNGAENFAVIEALADSLGAAVGASRAAVDAGWYPHSNQVGQTGKSVSPQLYIASGISGAIQHRAGMQTSKTIVAVNKDAEAPIFDLVDYGVVGDLFEVVPQLTEQVKTRKG; this is encoded by the coding sequence ATGACTGAAGTTCTCGTCTATGTCGACCACCTGGACGGTGCCGTCCGCAAGCCCACCCTGGAGCTGCTGACGCTGGCCCGCCGCATCGGCGACCCGGTCGCCGTCGCGCTCGGCGCGGGTGCCGAGTCCACCGCCGCCGCGCTGGCCGAGCACGGCGCGGTCAAGGTGCTGACCGCCGACGCTCCCGAGTTCGCCGACTACCTCGTCGTGCCGAAGGTGGACGCGCTCCAGGCCGCGTACGAGGCGGCGTCCGCCGGGGGCTCCCTGGCCGCCGTGCTCGTACCGTCCTCCGCCGAGGGCAAGGAGATCGCGGCCCGTCTCGCGGTCCGTATCGGCTCCGGCATCATCACCGACGCCGTCGACCTGGAGGCCGGCGACGACGGCCCCGTCGCCACGCAGTCCGCGTTCGCGGCGTCCTACACGACCAAGTCCCGGATCAGCAAGGGCACCCCGGTCATCACGGTCAAGCCGAACTCGGCCCCCGTCGAGGCCGCGCCCGCCGCCGGCAGGGTCGAGGCCCTCACGGTCTCCTTCTCCGAGGCCGCGACCGGCACCAAGGTCGTCTCGCGCACCCCGCGTGAGTCCACCGGCCGCCCCGAGCTGACCGAGGCCGCGATCGTGGTCTCCGGCGGCCGCGGCGTCAACGGCGCCGAGAACTTCGCCGTCATCGAGGCGCTCGCCGACTCGCTCGGCGCGGCCGTCGGCGCCTCCCGCGCCGCCGTCGACGCCGGCTGGTACCCGCACTCCAACCAGGTCGGCCAGACCGGCAAGTCCGTCTCGCCGCAGCTGTACATCGCCTCCGGCATCTCCGGTGCGATCCAGCACCGCGCCGGTATGCAGACGTCGAAGACCATCGTCGCCGTCAACAAGGACGCCGAGGCCCCGATCTTCGACCTCGTCGACTACGGCGTGGTCGGCGACCTCTTCGAGGTCGTCCCCCAGCTGACCGAACAGGTCAAGACCCGCAAGGGCTGA
- a CDS encoding LacI family DNA-binding transcriptional regulator: MKDVAARAGVGLKTVSRVVNGEAGVTPDTERRVQEAIEFLGFRRNDSARVLRKGRTASIGLVLEDLADPFYGPLSRAVEEVARAHGALLINGSSAEDPDREQELVLALCARRVDGLIVIPAGHDHRYLEPEIKAGIATVFVDRPAGQIDADVVLSDSFGGSRAGVAHLIAHGHRRIGFIGDQPRIHTAVERLRGYRAAMEDAGLDVDDSWVSLGSTAPERVRSAVTGMLSGPEPVTALFAGNNRVTVTAVRVLAEREQQVALVGFDDIELADLLGITVIAQNAASLGRTAAERLFRRLDGADDEPTQVALETVLIPRGSGEIPPPAGDR; encoded by the coding sequence ATGAAGGACGTCGCCGCACGTGCCGGAGTCGGTCTGAAGACGGTCTCCCGCGTGGTCAACGGCGAGGCCGGTGTGACACCCGACACGGAACGCCGGGTGCAGGAGGCGATCGAGTTCCTCGGCTTCCGCCGCAACGACAGCGCGCGGGTGCTGCGCAAGGGGCGCACCGCCTCGATCGGGCTGGTGCTGGAGGATCTGGCCGACCCCTTCTACGGTCCGCTGAGCCGCGCGGTCGAGGAGGTCGCCCGCGCCCATGGCGCGCTGCTCATCAACGGCTCCAGCGCCGAGGACCCCGACCGCGAGCAGGAGCTGGTGCTCGCGCTGTGCGCGCGCCGGGTCGACGGTCTGATCGTGATCCCCGCCGGGCACGACCACCGCTATCTGGAGCCGGAGATCAAGGCCGGTATCGCCACGGTGTTCGTGGACCGGCCGGCCGGTCAGATCGACGCGGACGTGGTGCTCTCCGACAGCTTCGGCGGCTCCCGGGCCGGCGTCGCCCATCTGATCGCGCACGGCCACCGCCGTATCGGCTTCATCGGCGACCAGCCGCGGATCCACACCGCTGTCGAGCGACTGCGCGGCTACCGCGCGGCGATGGAGGACGCCGGGCTCGACGTCGACGACTCGTGGGTGTCGCTCGGTTCCACGGCTCCCGAGCGGGTCCGCTCGGCCGTCACCGGGATGCTGTCCGGGCCGGAGCCGGTCACCGCGCTGTTCGCGGGCAACAACCGGGTGACCGTCACCGCCGTACGGGTGCTGGCGGAGCGGGAGCAGCAGGTGGCCCTGGTGGGCTTCGACGACATCGAGCTGGCGGATCTGCTCGGGATCACGGTGATAGCCCAGAACGCGGCGTCACTGGGACGCACCGCCGCGGAGCGGCTGTTCCGCCGCCTCGACGGCGCGGACGACGAGCCGACCCAGGTCGCCCTGGAGACGGTGCTCATCCCGCGCGGGTCCGGCGAGATCCCGCCGCCCGCGGGCGACCGCTAG
- a CDS encoding DUF4395 domain-containing protein has protein sequence MDIDVRGPRFGAAVTTAVLAVVLITGSGGLLAWQALCFAAGALLGVQRSPYGWLFRTAVRPRLGPPAELEPSAAPQFAQGVGLAFALLGLIGYFAGPAWLGVAATACALAAAFLNAAFGYCLGCEMYLLLRRVTPRRP, from the coding sequence ATGGACATCGACGTCAGGGGCCCGCGCTTCGGGGCCGCCGTCACCACGGCCGTACTCGCCGTCGTACTGATCACCGGAAGCGGCGGCCTGCTCGCCTGGCAGGCCCTGTGCTTCGCGGCGGGCGCGCTGCTGGGAGTGCAGCGCTCGCCGTACGGATGGCTCTTCCGCACCGCCGTCAGGCCGAGGCTCGGTCCGCCGGCGGAGCTGGAGCCGTCGGCGGCCCCGCAGTTCGCCCAGGGGGTCGGGCTCGCCTTCGCGCTCCTCGGGCTGATCGGCTACTTCGCCGGACCCGCGTGGCTGGGCGTCGCGGCGACCGCCTGCGCTCTCGCCGCCGCCTTCCTCAACGCCGCCTTCGGCTACTGCCTCGGCTGCGAGATGTACCTGCTTCTCCGGCGGGTGACGCCGAGGCGTCCATAA
- a CDS encoding electron transfer flavoprotein subunit beta/FixA family protein, with protein sequence MSLRIVVCVKYVPDATGDRHFADDLTVDRDDVDGLLSELDEYAVEQALQIADEADDAEITVLTVGPDDAKDALRKALSMGADKAVHVEDDDLHGSDVVGTSLVLAKAIEKTGYDLVICGMASTDGTMGVLPAILAERLGVPQVTLLSEVSVEDGTVKGRRDGDSASEQLEASLPALVSVTDQSGEARYPSFKGIMAAKKKPVESLDLEDLEIDAAEVGLEGSWTKVDSATERPARTAGTIVKDEGEGGKQLAEFLASQKFI encoded by the coding sequence GTGAGCTTGAGGATCGTTGTCTGTGTGAAGTACGTGCCCGACGCCACCGGCGACCGGCACTTCGCCGATGACCTGACCGTCGACCGTGACGACGTGGACGGTCTGCTGTCGGAGCTGGACGAGTACGCGGTCGAGCAGGCGCTGCAGATCGCCGACGAGGCGGACGACGCGGAGATCACCGTGCTGACCGTCGGCCCCGATGACGCCAAGGACGCGCTGCGCAAGGCGCTGTCGATGGGCGCCGACAAGGCCGTTCACGTCGAGGACGACGATCTGCACGGTTCCGACGTCGTGGGCACCTCGCTGGTGCTGGCGAAGGCGATCGAGAAGACCGGTTACGACCTGGTCATCTGCGGCATGGCGTCCACGGACGGCACCATGGGCGTGCTCCCGGCGATCCTCGCCGAGCGTCTGGGCGTTCCCCAGGTCACGCTGCTCTCCGAGGTCTCGGTCGAGGACGGCACCGTCAAGGGCCGCCGTGACGGCGACTCGGCGTCCGAGCAGCTGGAGGCCTCCCTCCCGGCGCTGGTGTCGGTCACCGACCAGTCGGGCGAGGCGCGTTACCCGTCGTTCAAGGGCATCATGGCGGCGAAGAAGAAGCCGGTGGAGTCCCTGGACCTCGAGGACCTGGAGATCGACGCCGCCGAGGTCGGTCTCGAAGGCTCCTGGACCAAGGTCGACTCGGCCACGGAGCGCCCGGCGCGCACCGCGGGCACGATCGTCAAGGACGAGGGCGAGGGCGGCAAGCAGCTCGCGGAGTTCCTCGCGAGCCAGAAGTTCATCTGA
- a CDS encoding B3/B4 domain-containing protein — protein MTLSLTVSDEVRDLVPGFVHLAVEAHGLVNGPSTAESSALLDAAAARLAERLDGRAPHEDPHMAAWRAAYTAFGSKPSRTRNSAEALARRALADGGLPRINVLVDLYNAISVAHLIPVGGEDLDRIRGGMHLVRATGSEPFVTVAGGEETVEHPDAGEVVWRDDEGVTCRRWNWRQGPRTRLTEESVNAIFLLESLGPMTTGELEAAGNELAESLEKLSPGARITIRPPH, from the coding sequence ATGACGCTCTCGCTCACCGTCTCCGACGAGGTCAGGGATCTGGTCCCCGGCTTCGTCCACCTGGCCGTCGAGGCGCACGGCCTGGTCAACGGGCCCAGTACCGCCGAGAGTTCGGCCCTGCTGGACGCCGCCGCCGCACGGCTCGCCGAGCGGCTGGACGGACGCGCCCCGCACGAGGACCCGCACATGGCCGCCTGGCGCGCGGCGTACACCGCCTTCGGCTCCAAGCCGTCCCGCACCCGCAACTCCGCCGAGGCGCTGGCCAGGAGGGCGCTCGCGGACGGCGGACTGCCGCGGATCAATGTGCTGGTCGACCTCTACAACGCCATCAGCGTGGCCCATCTGATCCCGGTCGGCGGCGAGGACCTGGACCGCATCCGGGGCGGGATGCACCTGGTGCGCGCCACCGGCAGCGAACCCTTCGTCACCGTCGCCGGCGGCGAGGAGACGGTGGAGCACCCGGACGCGGGCGAGGTCGTCTGGCGCGACGACGAGGGCGTCACCTGCCGGCGCTGGAACTGGCGTCAGGGGCCCCGCACCCGGCTCACCGAGGAGTCGGTGAACGCGATCTTCCTGCTGGAGTCGCTGGGGCCGATGACGACCGGCGAGCTGGAGGCCGCGGGCAATGAACTCGCCGAGTCGCTGGAGAAGCTGAGCCCGGGCGCGCGCATCACGATCCGTCCGCCGCACTGA
- a CDS encoding serine/threonine-protein kinase, with amino-acid sequence MTSGENERLAGRYRVIEQLGRGGMGVVWRAVDEVLGREVAVKELRTYSDSSGPELDDLRIRMQREARAAARVRHPSVIAVHDVTEHDGRPVIVMELIDGPSLDDVLRGEGVLDPREAARIGAKVMEALGAAHRVGVLHRDVKPGNVLLDRGGSAGGDSRVVLTDFGIAAMDDPGDGSTTHLTRSGELVGSLDYLAPERAQGQAPGPASDIWALGATLYAAVEGAAPFRRTSTWSTLNAIVVEPLPEPKRAGALGPVLRQLLHKDPAQRPDAETAARLLAGAAADTAAASTAPLGPPAPGPQEPATRVPTVLNAAPHRPEGFGPAAAEPAAPEPAPAAPAVTSPVASQGSRPARTSRGRGRMMLIAAGVVAVLLAGGGVTYALVDRDGSSTGERAGGEGTSPSKSAGGASEAGNEVAPGKKSPSPGTSEPDAGISPSKSAKPPAAGTNGAGESTGGSSGKGGGAGAGDTTGGGSDTSGGGGSGSATDGGATTGGGSDPDPAPVCHAIGGGKYNCKVWRTATSYTASGTEKGVLKAGTNYFYCQQNLGRRESHGQWTNVWWARTDDDSGNTGVFVNDVNIQGGHNDEPVPGLPVC; translated from the coding sequence GTGACGTCGGGGGAGAACGAGCGGCTGGCCGGCCGCTACCGGGTGATCGAACAACTGGGCCGCGGTGGCATGGGAGTTGTCTGGCGCGCCGTCGACGAGGTGCTCGGCCGCGAGGTCGCCGTCAAGGAACTGCGGACGTACTCCGACTCGTCCGGTCCCGAACTGGACGACCTGCGGATCAGGATGCAGCGCGAAGCGCGGGCCGCCGCCCGCGTACGCCATCCCTCCGTCATCGCCGTGCACGACGTCACCGAGCACGACGGGCGCCCGGTCATCGTCATGGAGCTCATCGACGGCCCGTCCCTCGACGACGTGCTGCGCGGCGAGGGCGTGCTGGACCCGCGCGAGGCCGCCCGTATCGGGGCCAAGGTCATGGAGGCCCTCGGCGCCGCCCACCGTGTCGGCGTGCTCCACCGGGACGTCAAACCCGGCAACGTCCTGCTGGACCGGGGCGGGTCCGCCGGGGGCGACAGCCGCGTCGTGCTCACCGACTTCGGCATAGCCGCGATGGACGACCCCGGCGACGGCTCCACCACCCATCTGACCCGCAGTGGCGAACTGGTCGGTTCGCTCGACTACTTGGCGCCCGAGCGGGCCCAGGGTCAGGCGCCCGGGCCCGCCTCCGACATCTGGGCACTGGGCGCCACGCTGTACGCGGCGGTCGAGGGCGCGGCCCCGTTCCGGCGCACCTCCACCTGGTCGACGCTCAACGCCATCGTGGTGGAACCGCTGCCAGAGCCGAAGCGGGCCGGCGCGCTGGGCCCCGTGCTCCGGCAACTGCTGCACAAGGACCCCGCTCAGCGCCCCGACGCGGAGACCGCGGCCCGGCTGCTGGCCGGGGCCGCCGCCGACACCGCTGCCGCCTCCACCGCCCCGCTGGGACCTCCGGCGCCCGGCCCGCAGGAGCCGGCCACCCGGGTGCCGACCGTGCTCAACGCGGCACCTCACCGTCCCGAGGGATTCGGCCCGGCAGCCGCCGAACCGGCAGCACCGGAACCGGCACCGGCCGCCCCCGCCGTCACGTCGCCGGTCGCCTCGCAGGGTTCCCGGCCGGCACGGACGTCCCGCGGCCGCGGCCGGATGATGCTCATCGCCGCGGGTGTCGTCGCCGTCCTGCTCGCGGGCGGAGGCGTGACGTACGCCCTCGTCGACCGCGACGGCTCCTCGACCGGCGAACGGGCGGGCGGCGAAGGCACGTCACCGTCCAAGAGCGCGGGCGGTGCGTCGGAAGCGGGCAACGAGGTCGCACCCGGGAAGAAGAGCCCGAGCCCCGGGACCTCCGAGCCGGACGCCGGCATCTCTCCGTCGAAGTCCGCCAAGCCGCCGGCCGCCGGAACGAACGGTGCGGGCGAGTCCACGGGCGGCTCGTCCGGCAAGGGCGGCGGCGCGGGAGCCGGCGACACCACCGGCGGTGGATCGGACACCTCAGGCGGCGGCGGATCCGGCAGCGCGACCGATGGCGGTGCGACGACGGGCGGCGGCTCCGACCCCGACCCCGCGCCCGTCTGCCATGCGATCGGCGGCGGCAAGTACAACTGCAAGGTGTGGCGCACGGCCACCTCGTACACGGCGTCCGGCACCGAGAAGGGGGTGCTGAAGGCGGGCACCAACTACTTCTACTGCCAGCAGAACCTGGGCCGTCGTGAGTCCCACGGGCAGTGGACCAACGTCTGGTGGGCCAGGACCGACGACGACAGCGGCAACACCGGAGTCTTCGTCAACGACGTCAACATCCAGGGCGGCCACAACGACGAGCCGGTGCCCGGCCTGCCGGTCTGCTGA
- a CDS encoding ROK family protein, which produces MHTDLVAALDIGGTKIAGALVDGSGRIVQRAQRPTPATEGAETVMHAVEAVLADLSASPLWADASAVGIGSAGPVDASAGTVSPVNVPGWRDFPLVSRVRQASGGLSVELVGDGVAMTAAEHWQGAARGYDNALCMVVSTGVGGGLVLGGKLHPGPTGNAGHIGHISVDLDGDRCPCGARGCVERIASGPNIARRALDGGWRPGPDGDTSAAAVAAAARAGHPVAAASFDRAAQALAAGIAATATLVEIEIAVIGGGVAGAGDVLFTPLRRALHDYATLSFVQRLRVVPALTGTDAGLVGAAAAASLARHGEAAAVVSSRS; this is translated from the coding sequence ATGCATACCGACCTCGTCGCCGCGCTGGACATCGGCGGCACCAAGATCGCCGGCGCGTTGGTGGACGGTAGCGGCCGCATCGTTCAGCGGGCGCAGCGACCTACACCGGCCACCGAGGGCGCCGAGACGGTGATGCACGCGGTCGAGGCGGTGCTCGCCGACCTGTCCGCCTCACCCCTGTGGGCGGATGCGTCGGCCGTCGGTATCGGCAGCGCGGGCCCGGTGGACGCGTCCGCGGGCACGGTCAGCCCGGTCAACGTCCCCGGCTGGCGCGACTTCCCCCTGGTCTCCCGCGTCCGGCAGGCATCCGGCGGACTGTCCGTCGAACTCGTCGGCGACGGGGTCGCGATGACCGCCGCCGAACACTGGCAGGGCGCGGCCCGCGGCTACGACAACGCCCTGTGCATGGTCGTGTCGACCGGCGTCGGCGGCGGACTCGTTCTCGGCGGCAAGCTGCATCCCGGCCCCACCGGCAACGCCGGTCACATCGGCCACATCAGCGTCGATCTCGACGGGGACCGGTGCCCCTGCGGCGCCCGCGGCTGTGTGGAGCGGATCGCCAGCGGCCCGAACATCGCCCGGCGCGCGCTGGACGGCGGCTGGCGGCCCGGACCCGACGGTGACACTTCGGCCGCCGCCGTGGCCGCCGCGGCCCGGGCCGGACATCCGGTCGCCGCCGCCTCCTTCGACCGCGCCGCCCAGGCCCTCGCCGCAGGTATCGCCGCGACCGCGACGCTCGTGGAGATCGAGATAGCCGTGATCGGCGGGGGAGTGGCGGGCGCGGGGGACGTCCTGTTCACGCCGCTGCGCCGGGCCCTGCACGACTACGCCACGCTCTCCTTCGTCCAACGCCTCCGTGTCGTCCCCGCCCTGACGGGTACGGACGCCGGCCTCGTGGGCGCCGCCGCTGCCGCCTCGCTCGCCCGGCACGGCGAGGCGGCGGCGGTCGTCAGCAGCCGATCCTGA
- a CDS encoding lysophospholipid acyltransferase family protein, with the protein MAELVYRPVIGAARTMFKALDLKIDTQGSENIPRTGGAVLVSNHISYLDFIFTGLAALPQKRLVRFMAKDSVFRHKISGPLMRGMKHIPVDRTQGEAAYAHALDSLRSGEIIGVFPEATISQSFTLKSFKSGAARLAQEAGVPLIPMALWGTQRVWTKGRPRNFRRSHIPVTIRVGEPVEAPTDQYAGAITRRLRERVQELLEAAQRAYPVRPKDASDTWWVPAHLGGTAPTPAEVREAG; encoded by the coding sequence ATGGCAGAGCTCGTCTATCGGCCGGTCATCGGCGCCGCTCGCACCATGTTCAAGGCGCTGGACCTGAAGATCGACACTCAGGGTTCGGAGAACATCCCGCGTACCGGCGGTGCTGTGCTCGTCAGCAACCACATCAGCTACCTGGACTTCATCTTCACCGGCCTCGCCGCGCTGCCGCAGAAGCGGCTCGTGCGCTTCATGGCGAAGGACTCCGTCTTCCGGCACAAGATCTCCGGCCCGCTGATGCGCGGCATGAAGCACATCCCGGTGGACCGCACGCAGGGTGAGGCCGCCTACGCGCACGCCCTCGACTCACTGCGGTCGGGCGAGATCATCGGCGTCTTCCCCGAGGCCACCATCTCGCAGTCGTTCACGCTGAAGTCGTTCAAGTCCGGTGCCGCCCGGCTGGCGCAGGAGGCGGGCGTACCGCTCATCCCCATGGCGCTGTGGGGCACGCAGCGGGTGTGGACCAAGGGCCGCCCGCGCAACTTCCGCCGCAGCCACATCCCGGTCACGATCCGGGTGGGCGAGCCGGTCGAGGCGCCCACCGACCAGTACGCGGGTGCGATCACCCGCCGGCTGCGCGAGCGCGTGCAGGAGCTCCTCGAAGCGGCTCAGCGCGCCTATCCCGTGCGCCCCAAGGACGCGTCCGACACCTGGTGGGTGCCCGCGCACCTCGGGGGCACGGCGCCGACTCCGGCCGAGGTCCGCGAAGCCGGCTGA
- a CDS encoding TlpA family protein disulfide reductase, translating to MSGLVVCALVLAAASVFGVWHRKNGGRLKVRGRDAGKRLSPADLGAELGRRATLVQFSSAFCQPCRATRRTLADVAGMIDGVTHVEIDAEERLTLVRELGILKTPTVLVLDSTGHIVTRAAGQPRKADVINALGRAV from the coding sequence ATGAGCGGACTTGTGGTGTGCGCGCTGGTGCTCGCGGCGGCGAGCGTGTTCGGGGTGTGGCACAGGAAGAACGGCGGGAGGCTGAAGGTGCGCGGTCGGGATGCGGGGAAGAGGCTGAGCCCGGCCGATCTGGGGGCGGAGCTGGGGCGACGGGCGACGCTCGTGCAGTTCTCCAGTGCCTTCTGCCAGCCGTGCCGGGCCACGCGGCGCACCCTCGCGGATGTGGCGGGCATGATCGACGGCGTGACCCATGTCGAGATCGACGCGGAGGAACGGCTGACGCTCGTCCGCGAACTCGGCATCCTCAAGACACCGACCGTCCTGGTGCTCGACTCCACCGGACACATCGTCACCCGCGCCGCCGGTCAGCCCCGTAAGGCGGATGTGATCAACGCGCTCGGCCGGGCGGTGTGA
- a CDS encoding DUF6986 family protein, translating into MGQQEKVATSLAGAVSEGISASLAPVDAELARRYPGDPGTRQPVHTVYVPGDVFAAGTIRSWGDQALAALDEHAPDAASLAAVLGLSDELAEPVYQRVRAKLEREPIEDLRIDFEDGYSGQGEDADAARAARLVTEAYEQGTAAPYMGIRMKCMEAPVRDRGIRTLDIFLTGLMEHGGLPDGLVLTLPKVTYAEQVTAMVRLLEEFEKARGLDAGRIGFEIQIETSQSILAADGTAAVARMIDAAEGRATGLHYGTFDYSACLGVSAAYQASDHPAADHAKAVMQVAAAGTGVRVSDGSTNVLPVGPTGQVHDAWRLHYGLTRRALARAYYQGWDMHPGHLPTRYAAVFAFYREGFEQAAARLAAYANHAGGDVMDEPATAKALSSYLLRGIDCGALDTAEVAGLTGLTRAGLDSFAAPRRGDLTATAQ; encoded by the coding sequence ATGGGTCAGCAGGAGAAGGTGGCAACGAGCCTCGCCGGCGCGGTCAGCGAGGGCATCAGCGCCTCCCTCGCACCGGTGGACGCGGAGCTCGCCCGCCGATACCCGGGAGACCCCGGCACCCGCCAGCCCGTCCACACCGTCTACGTACCGGGTGACGTCTTCGCCGCCGGCACCATCCGCTCCTGGGGCGACCAGGCGCTCGCCGCACTCGACGAGCACGCACCCGACGCCGCCTCCCTCGCCGCCGTCCTCGGACTCTCGGACGAACTGGCCGAGCCCGTGTACCAGCGTGTACGGGCCAAGCTGGAGCGCGAGCCCATCGAGGACCTGCGCATCGACTTCGAGGACGGCTACAGCGGACAGGGCGAGGACGCCGACGCGGCGAGGGCCGCCCGTCTGGTGACCGAGGCCTACGAGCAGGGAACGGCCGCGCCGTACATGGGCATCCGTATGAAGTGCATGGAGGCGCCCGTACGCGACCGGGGCATCCGCACGCTCGACATCTTCCTCACCGGCCTGATGGAGCACGGCGGCCTGCCCGACGGGCTCGTCCTGACCCTTCCCAAGGTCACCTACGCCGAGCAGGTCACCGCGATGGTCCGGCTGCTGGAGGAGTTCGAGAAGGCGCGCGGACTCGACGCCGGCCGGATCGGCTTCGAGATCCAGATCGAGACCAGCCAGTCCATCCTCGCCGCCGACGGCACCGCCGCGGTCGCCCGCATGATCGACGCCGCCGAGGGCCGCGCCACCGGGCTGCACTACGGCACCTTCGACTACAGCGCCTGCCTGGGCGTCAGCGCCGCCTACCAGGCGAGCGACCACCCCGCCGCCGACCACGCCAAGGCCGTCATGCAGGTCGCGGCCGCCGGCACCGGGGTACGCGTCTCGGACGGCTCCACCAATGTGCTCCCCGTCGGTCCCACCGGGCAGGTGCACGACGCCTGGCGGCTGCACTACGGACTGACCCGACGGGCCCTGGCGCGCGCCTACTACCAGGGCTGGGACATGCATCCCGGCCATCTTCCGACCCGCTACGCCGCGGTGTTCGCCTTCTACCGCGAGGGCTTCGAGCAGGCGGCCGCCCGCCTCGCCGCCTACGCCAACCACGCGGGCGGCGATGTCATGGACGAGCCGGCCACCGCCAAGGCGCTCAGCTCCTACCTGCTGCGCGGCATCGACTGCGGGGCGCTGGACACCGCCGAGGTGGCCGGCCTCACCGGTCTGACCCGTGCGGGTCTCGACAGCTTCGCGGCTCCGCGGCGAGGGGATCTCACCGCCACAGCCCAGTAA
- a CDS encoding flavin reductase family protein: protein MTATPELGTPRVASPELLRAVFRRHAAGVSVITAQDEKPVGFTATSLSSVSADPPLISFGVGTASSSWPVIARAEHVGVHILGEHQQELAATFARSGADRFAAPTRWRNGPENVPIIGDVPAWMVCRVVARVPAADHHLVIAQVVAGDSTGTAGPLVYHQGRFNALRD, encoded by the coding sequence ATGACCGCTACGCCTGAACTCGGTACTCCCCGAGTGGCCTCGCCCGAGCTGCTGCGCGCCGTCTTCCGCCGGCACGCCGCCGGTGTGTCGGTGATCACCGCGCAGGACGAGAAGCCCGTCGGTTTCACCGCCACCTCCCTCAGCTCGGTCTCCGCCGACCCGCCGCTGATCTCCTTCGGGGTCGGGACGGCGTCCTCCAGCTGGCCCGTGATAGCCCGGGCGGAGCACGTCGGTGTCCACATCCTCGGCGAGCACCAGCAGGAGCTGGCCGCCACCTTCGCCCGCAGCGGAGCGGACCGCTTCGCCGCGCCCACCCGTTGGCGCAACGGCCCGGAGAACGTGCCCATCATCGGCGACGTGCCCGCCTGGATGGTCTGCCGGGTCGTCGCGCGCGTCCCGGCCGCGGACCACCACCTCGTCATCGCCCAGGTGGTGGCGGGGGATTCGACGGGAACGGCCGGCCCTCTCGTCTATCACCAAGGCCGCTTCAACGCCCTGCGGGACTGA